Proteins from a single region of Bdellovibrio bacteriovorus HD100:
- a CDS encoding response regulator transcription factor — protein MEKKILLVDDNKDFALLFQAKFSHLGKIECASTFAEAMRLIHDQSWDLFFLDHTLDEHTCFELIPAIRERSPRAFIMIVSGNADKEMAIRAVNSGVSGFLEKPINESDLQNRLAAIGWYEAHISLDDKNRSIYVSGNSHSLTKVEYMILRILMDKKNQLVTRIELEENIWGGRHIVKNSLDTHLYNLKRKVPELKGRLSSIHGTGYLLKI, from the coding sequence ATGGAGAAAAAGATACTTCTTGTTGATGACAACAAGGATTTCGCCCTGCTTTTTCAGGCTAAATTCAGTCATTTGGGAAAGATTGAGTGTGCTTCCACCTTTGCGGAAGCGATGAGATTGATTCATGATCAGTCGTGGGATCTGTTTTTCCTGGATCACACTTTGGATGAACACACTTGTTTTGAATTGATTCCCGCGATTCGCGAGCGCAGTCCGCGCGCCTTTATCATGATTGTTTCGGGAAATGCCGACAAAGAGATGGCCATTCGTGCAGTGAACAGTGGTGTCAGTGGTTTTCTTGAAAAGCCGATCAATGAATCAGACCTTCAAAATCGTCTTGCTGCCATTGGTTGGTATGAAGCTCACATTTCGTTGGACGACAAGAACCGCAGTATCTATGTGTCTGGCAACAGTCATTCCCTCACCAAAGTGGAATACATGATCCTCAGAATTCTGATGGATAAAAAGAATCAATTGGTCACGCGTATCGAGCTTGAAGAAAACATCTGGGGCGGGCGTCACATTGTGAAGAACTCTCTGGACACTCATCTGTACAATTTAAAGCGCAAGGTGCCCGAACTGAAAGGGCGACTGTCCTCGATTCACGGGACCGGATATTTGCTGAAAATCTAA
- a CDS encoding EamA family transporter, translating to MLSIQFGASVAKGLFPVAGPAGTTALRVFISALILVLVMRPWREKFTASGLRRIAAYGISLGLMNLLFYFALERIPLGIAVALEFTGPLTVALLSSKRVLDLVWAVLAGLGIYLILPLSEVSQALDMVGVLLALGAGFFWALYIVFGKATGKENSSSATSAVGMCFAAAVAFPVGLYTNFEQVVDPSLWMMGFLIAILSSALPYSLEMKAMQNMPAKTFGILMSLEPAFATLIGILFLSESLMPSQWVAIGCIMAASAGSTITAR from the coding sequence ATGCTTTCCATTCAGTTTGGCGCCTCGGTTGCTAAAGGTCTTTTCCCGGTGGCGGGCCCGGCGGGCACAACGGCCCTGAGGGTGTTCATTTCCGCGCTGATATTGGTTCTGGTGATGCGCCCGTGGCGGGAAAAATTCACAGCCTCCGGTCTTCGGCGAATTGCCGCCTATGGTATTTCGCTGGGGCTGATGAATCTGCTGTTCTATTTCGCTCTTGAGCGCATTCCCCTGGGAATCGCGGTGGCCTTGGAGTTCACCGGGCCTTTAACCGTGGCGTTGCTTTCCTCCAAACGAGTTTTGGATCTGGTGTGGGCGGTGCTTGCCGGGTTGGGAATATACCTGATTCTGCCTTTGTCTGAAGTCAGTCAGGCATTGGATATGGTCGGCGTATTGTTGGCATTGGGCGCGGGCTTCTTTTGGGCACTTTACATCGTGTTTGGCAAGGCGACGGGGAAAGAAAACTCCTCTTCAGCCACTTCTGCCGTCGGAATGTGTTTTGCTGCGGCTGTGGCTTTCCCGGTGGGCCTCTACACGAACTTTGAACAAGTGGTGGATCCTTCGCTTTGGATGATGGGTTTTTTGATTGCGATTCTTTCAAGCGCACTGCCGTACTCACTTGAAATGAAAGCCATGCAAAACATGCCGGCAAAGACTTTTGGAATTCTGATGAGCTTAGAACCCGCTTTTGCAACGTTGATCGGCATCTTGTTCTTAAGTGAATCCCTGATGCCATCCCAGTGGGTGGCCATCGGCTGCATTATGGCGGCCTCGGCAGGAAGCACGATCACCGCCCGCTAA
- a CDS encoding serine hydrolase domain-containing protein, whose amino-acid sequence MKIKKVLSHTFTILIYSWVGLQFFSCSPDIQKVKENELATRLQSTWQELKKDNLIHGSILIQKGSEVLYADGDLNKVFPVASISKSFVGLIYFHKSQRGLKLDSPVCHWLKNFCTGDLRKITLQQLLDHKSGFGRDLSLISFLKRSMSADWNLQDIDTLVLDDEDLKSAPGEKFVYSNFGYLVLSRVLEVIEQKNFSQILQEHVPDSTTAAIQKGDRLPAYALVPGSSIQWELNKESTLYKSAGAGGIKSSALDLMRWLGQQRQTLPKLNKDKHYSLGWVRSENQSYQAYWHNGATPGFYSLVAVIPESDLKIVILTDNYKFIKHWSDRAEAFEQYLY is encoded by the coding sequence ATGAAAATCAAAAAAGTTCTAAGCCATACTTTCACCATACTGATCTATTCCTGGGTGGGCCTGCAGTTCTTTTCGTGCAGCCCCGACATCCAGAAAGTGAAAGAAAACGAATTAGCCACCCGCCTGCAGAGCACTTGGCAGGAGCTCAAGAAAGACAATCTGATTCACGGAAGCATTCTGATCCAAAAAGGCTCCGAGGTTCTATATGCCGACGGCGACCTGAACAAAGTTTTTCCCGTCGCCAGCATCTCGAAGTCCTTTGTGGGTTTGATTTACTTTCACAAGTCGCAGCGGGGTTTAAAACTCGACAGCCCGGTCTGCCACTGGCTGAAAAACTTCTGCACTGGAGACTTGCGCAAGATCACTCTGCAGCAGCTATTGGATCACAAATCCGGCTTTGGCCGGGATCTGAGCCTCATAAGCTTTTTAAAACGCTCCATGAGTGCTGACTGGAACTTGCAGGACATCGACACACTGGTTCTGGACGACGAAGACCTGAAATCGGCACCCGGAGAAAAGTTCGTATATTCCAACTTTGGGTATCTGGTTTTGTCCCGGGTTCTGGAAGTCATTGAGCAGAAAAACTTTTCCCAAATCCTGCAAGAGCATGTCCCTGACTCCACAACTGCAGCGATTCAAAAAGGGGACAGACTTCCGGCATATGCACTGGTCCCGGGAAGTTCAATTCAATGGGAGCTGAACAAGGAAAGTACTCTGTATAAATCCGCGGGTGCCGGAGGCATCAAGTCGTCAGCTCTGGATCTTATGCGGTGGCTAGGGCAGCAGCGGCAAACACTGCCGAAGTTGAACAAGGACAAGCACTATTCACTGGGATGGGTGCGCTCGGAAAACCAGTCTTATCAGGCTTACTGGCACAATGGGGCGACTCCGGGATTTTACTCGCTGGTCGCAGTGATACCGGAATCGGACCTGAAGATCGTGATTCTGACTGACAACTATAAATTTATAAAACACTGGTCCGACAGGGCCGAAGCATTTGAACAATACCTTTACTAA
- a CDS encoding HTTM domain-containing protein, translating to MELIQQLKEFYLKLHLEVKSLQALRFARRLVYAWAFINYTILATKAAYFYSSSAYIPAKDFDSLNLLEKSLNLLHWGPFADAYPVFLALTLVATSLAFFEKAPRASAAVVYFLMMNLDNKAYVTLDGGNNLMHLVTFYLIFINTKKTQSAFSITLTNLAALMIKIQVTLVYATAGLLKVMGPLWNKGVALYYTMGVSEYGNHGIFSTLSNYPLLLAAMTLGTVLFQISLPYLIWQRTWRPYIVLMGTALHLSISLVMGLFMFGLAMCVSYFFFYEDGEKGLFGSLLKRVRA from the coding sequence AATCTCTGCAGGCTCTGCGCTTTGCCCGCCGTCTGGTGTATGCCTGGGCCTTTATCAACTACACCATCCTTGCAACAAAAGCCGCCTACTTCTATTCCAGCAGTGCTTACATTCCGGCCAAGGATTTCGACAGTCTGAATCTGTTGGAAAAATCCCTGAACCTTCTGCACTGGGGACCGTTCGCCGATGCTTATCCCGTTTTTCTGGCGTTGACTCTGGTCGCGACGTCGCTGGCATTCTTTGAAAAGGCGCCACGTGCCTCGGCGGCAGTGGTTTACTTCCTGATGATGAATCTGGACAACAAAGCCTATGTGACTTTGGACGGCGGCAACAATCTGATGCATCTGGTGACCTTTTATCTGATCTTCATCAACACAAAGAAAACACAATCCGCCTTTTCAATCACCCTGACGAACCTTGCTGCGCTGATGATCAAAATCCAGGTGACACTGGTCTACGCCACCGCAGGTCTTTTGAAGGTCATGGGACCTTTGTGGAACAAAGGGGTCGCCCTTTACTACACCATGGGGGTCAGCGAATACGGCAACCACGGAATCTTTAGCACCCTTTCCAACTATCCCCTGCTGCTGGCGGCGATGACGTTGGGAACTGTTCTGTTCCAAATCTCGCTGCCTTATCTGATCTGGCAGCGCACCTGGAGACCCTACATCGTATTGATGGGGACGGCCTTGCATCTTTCGATTTCTTTGGTGATGGGTCTGTTTATGTTCGGACTCGCCATGTGCGTAAGCTACTTCTTTTTCTATGAAGATGGCGAAAAGGGACTGTTTGGTTCCCTGCTGAAAAGGGTACGAGCATGA